One segment of Xiphias gladius isolate SHS-SW01 ecotype Sanya breed wild chromosome 1, ASM1685928v1, whole genome shotgun sequence DNA contains the following:
- the LOC120797613 gene encoding haptoglobin, with protein MNIINKMWFSLTALVAWTCLADVSQRIKCSFPASRSASNRYRRMVGGTLAPHVPWQAMVYIADSVLDGGYAGGALISDRWVLTAGRNLFIRKSRQDIQGKHPIIPKVYLGITRLSEANAAREVAVEKIVLHPGFQNHSDWDNDLALIQLKEPVVMSNKVTPIPLPERGQDLADTIGGMGVITGWGWGIQLTPSTSLKFLKLPLANHSDCKEEYKNIVFTPDVDDNMICTGRTKYEENVCFGDAGGALAVTDAETGDIYAAGILSYDKGCSRYDYAVYMKISSYLPWIHSVIRGDTDKSPALRSDAMSKMYSRQP; from the exons ATGaacattatcaacaaaatgtg GTTTTCTCTAACTGCACTGGTCGCATGGACCTGTCTGGCAGATGTGTCTCAAAGGATAAAATGCTC TTTCCCAGCCTCCAGGTCAGCATCAAACCGTTACAGGCGAATGGTTGGGGGGACCCTGGCCCCTCATGTCCCCTGGCAGGCCATGGTCTACATTGCTGACAGTGTGCTAGACGGAGGCTATGCTGGTGGTGCTCTCATCTCTGACCGCTGGGTTTTGACGGCTGGCAGGAACCTTTTTATCAGGAAGAGTCGACAGGACATTCAGGGAAAACATCCCATTATCCCTAAAGTGTACCTGGGAATCACACGACTGTCGGAAGCTAATGCCGCCAGAGAGGTAGCAGTAGAGAAG ATTGTTCTCCATCCAGGCTTCCAGAACCATTCTGACTGGGACAACGACCTGGCTCTGATCCAGCTGAAGGAGCCCGTGGTTATGAGCAATAAAGTGACCCCCATCCCCCTGCCTGAGAGAGGCCAGGACCTGGCTGACACCATAGGCGGGATGGGGGTCATCACCGGCTGGGGCTGGGGGATCCAACTTACCCCTTCTACATCACTCAAATTCCTCAAACTCCCCCTGGCCAATCATTCTGACTGTAaagaagaatataaaaatatcgtTTTCACACCAGATGTAGATGACAACATGATCTGCACAGGACGTACAAagtatgaggaaaatgtttgttttggtgacGCAGGAGGCGCTCTGGCTGTAACAGACGCTGAAACTGGGGACATCTATGCTGCAGGGATCCTTTCCTATGACAAGGGCTGCAGCAGGTACGACTATGCAGTCTACATGAAGATTTCCTCATATTTACCCTGGATCCACAGTGTCATCAGAGGAGACACAGATAAATCGCCTGCTCTGCGCTCTGATGCCATGTCTAAGATGTACTCCAGGCAGCCGTAG